TCCATACAATTTTCAAGTAAAAGCACTTGAGTTCATTTTTCACCGATCTATGACCAAAAGGTCCAAGAAGACAATGCTATGTGGTCTACCTCAGTTCTTCCCCGGAGAATAGGTTTCCCAAGAAGCAATTCAGCGAAAACGCAACCTACACTCCACAAATCAACAGCTGCTCCATAGTCCGTTGCCCCAAGCAAAAGTTCAGGTGGACGGTACCACAGAGTGACAACTCGACTGGTAAGAGGTTTCTTCTTGTGTCCAGAAGAGTTGCTGAAGTTGGCTAGCCCAAAATCAGCTACCTTTAGTACTCCTTCATTACTCAACAAAAGGTTCGAACCCTTTATGTCCCGATGCATCACACCTCGAGAATGGCAATGATCAAGCCCAGAAAACAGCTGCTTCATATAACACTTAATCTGCAATTATCATAAAACCAAACACATGAGAAAAAAACTCCCCTCAAAACACTATGGATAATGATTTTTCCATGTATAAAGACGAACCTGTGGCGTAGTGAAGTTGATGTCAGGGGAAGCAAGAAGACCAGTGAGATCATGCTCCATATACTCGAACACGAGTTGTATAGTGCAAGATAGTTTAGAAGTAATCAAACCTTGCAGCTTGATAACGTTGGGATGGTTGAGTTTTCTAAGTATCAAAATCTCTCTTGCCATAAACTTAACACTCTCTGGCTCGAAATTGTCGAACCTCACCTTCTTCAATGCTACAATCCTCCCAGTCTCAGTCTCTACCGCACGGAACACACTACTATAAGTACCTTGTCCAATCtacaccaaaccaaactaaactcaATTAGTTTCACTACTTCCTTCCTCAACCAAAcaacattttaataataaattaataataactaatgTTTCTAAAAAATCGGTCAAAGCCTAaacaattttgttaaaattccATTTATGGAACTCAAATAGTTTAAATCGTATTAAATCAATTACAATTTACCTAAATAGATCTAAATAAGCTTTTAGTACAATTCcacaaatttgttttatttattttgttttgtattctCTAGCAAAACTCCCAACTAATGCGTAACTAATTTTTGAACATTGATGATAAAAGTTAAAACAGATCTCTCCCAGACTTGAACCTATGACCTCTTACATGTAATTCTAACGTTTTAGCCACTATGCCAAACTCATACCTTCTCGAGCTTTTCGAAAGCATCAGATCGGAGTGGGACCCAACCATGGATAGCCTCACCAGCGACGTTGCTCAGCCACGCAGGCCATCCGGCAGCGACCTGCTCGGCTTCAATGTATCTGCTGATACTACCGAGACGGAAACTCAGCGAGTCGCTACCACGCCCCGACTCGCTCAGCTCGCTCCCCACCTCGCTCTTCAGGCTCCTCCTCTTCCAGCTCCTGCTCCTCCACGACGCCAGCTTCTTGAGGATCGGACGAGGCGGATCCTCCTCGACCACGACCCGGCCCGATCCGGAGCACTCGTTCTCGCTCTCCTTGAAGGCGCCCGAGTGGTCGATCGCAGGCGTCACGGAGACCGTCTGCTTCGAGTTAACGCATcccattttttttctctaacgGAATTTCGAATTAACCAATCCCCGCCACATCAGATaagtctctctctcctcttccgTGATGGGATCCGGGTTCGAGTGAATCTCCTGAGAGTAGTGAATCTGTTGAGGTTTCGTATTTTTATaatgagaaggaagaagagagaatGTTTTTGGCGTATTACGGAAGATGACAGTACATTTAAAAATACAGAAGAAAACAtgcatttattattattttctggTCCAATAAATCGAATCTACACCCTTCCGATTTCGAAATTCTATTTTAGTAATATAGTTAATGACAGCTTTTTGGTTCAAATGAATAGTAGACTACACAAATGTGGAagagtattattatttttaaagaaggGCATATTACTAAACCGTGTGGAAAACTGGAAATTATATACTGTATATTGGATGTATATGCATTAATTTTTGGTTGAATGAATAGTAGACTCCACAGATGTGGAagagtattattttaaaaagaaatattattaaacagtGTGGAAAATCAATATATTGGCTGTTTGTTTGGTTGGAATGAATAGTGTAGACTACACATATGTGGTTTAAAAGGAATATTATTAAACCGTgtggaaaataaaatagaaatggAAAGGAAATTATCTATAGGCTTTTGTATTGTATGTTTTAATGTTTGGTCTATAGTCAGCACACGCGAATGGCTATCATTGAATTATCAAGTGTACGAGTGACCTGAAATGATATATGTCCATAAGCACTAAGTAGGCATATGACTAATAAGATTTACAGAGCTATAAACTATGATTAAGTTTCCATAAGATAAGTCAAAACAAATTCATTACCAGAGACATATAATAATTGCAAAGAGAACCACACTTGTGTCTCTAATGCTTTGCCAGCTCTTAGACTATGATGACTACTACTATTTATCATAATTTATCTTTTCTCCAACTTCAAAATAtagatttctattttatattttgaataacgTCCACATGTAACTTTTATTTAGTAGTCTTATCTATCAATTttatacctaaatatattttaaaagaaaacaaaacaaaacaaataaaatccaAAAGAAAAGTCGGCAACAACCAACTGCAAAAACGaccaaaaaacaaagaaaacagtagtcacatctattttttttctttttgataagtATCTATTTCAATTTCGCTATAATTCAAAAGAAACCAAACTCGAATCCAATTCATAACAGTAGTCACATCTATTTCAAAATCGCTATGATTCAAAAGAAACCAAACTCAAATCGAAATCATTATTATCTTCCGAAAATCGATATTTAGTTGAGTTCTTGGTGAGCCTAAAGTCCATCATAGCATACTGGTATTAATGATGATCAGATTAACAGGAGAATTTATTCGCAGATATCCCCAAACAAAACACTTTATTTAGTTAATAATATGTCCTTGGGTACTCAACTTTAAGACAATAGTCTCGTACGGTTCAACTACACCAACTAAAGTTCAGGCAGAGGCCTAAAACTCTCAAAAGACCAAAAAGTCCAAAACAAAGTGTGCAGAACAGCTGAAGCAATGAAAA
The sequence above is drawn from the Raphanus sativus cultivar WK10039 chromosome 7, ASM80110v3, whole genome shotgun sequence genome and encodes:
- the LOC108817416 gene encoding protein IMPAIRED IN BABA-INDUCED STERILITY 1 isoform X3, producing MGCVNSKQTVSVTPAIDHSGAFKESENECSGSGRVVVEEDPPRPILKKLASWRSRSWKRRSLKSEVGSELSESGRGSDSLSFRLGSISRYIEAEQVAAGWPAWLSNVAGEAIHGWVPLRSDAFEKLEKIGQGTYSSVFRAVETETGRIVALKKVRFDNFEPESVKFMAREILILRKLNHPNVIKLQGLITSKLSCTIQLVFEYMEHDLTGLLASPDINFTTPQIKCYMKQLFSGLDHCHSRGVMHRDIKGSNLLLSNEGVLKVADFGLANFSNSSGHKKKPLTSRVVTLWYRPPELLLGATDYGAAVDLWSVGCVFAELLLGKPILRGRTEVEQLHKIFKLCGSPPADYWKKSKLPHAMLFKPQQNYDSCLGETLKDLSEIEINLIETLLSIDPLKRGTASSALVSEYFTTEPFACDPSSLPMYPPCKEIDTKHRTEAARKKISGNGRRGVEARKPSRKALSFNKLAPSEERIGHLVPISMESDAKFCGKLQTGRLDHKKDEASHVKHASQGDVPFSGPLQVSKSSSFAWAKREKDEACVRVHNPSLSRGHVPYASGHSPVEPKRNEGRNDDDKRSEDKTDPRGQDSYEMVKRSMLKQWRQLERLDSFGASDEYHSQEMSLGQRDKLTTKMGKNLILTG